In Nycticebus coucang isolate mNycCou1 chromosome 24, mNycCou1.pri, whole genome shotgun sequence, a single window of DNA contains:
- the RNF170 gene encoding E3 ubiquitin-protein ligase RNF170 isoform X2 → MYCPICLHQASFPVETNCGHLFCGACIIAYWRYGSWLGAISCPICRQTVTLLLTVFGEDDQSQDAVRLHQDINDYNRRFSGQPRSIMERIMDLPTLLRHAFREMFSVGGLFWMFRIRIILCLMGAFFYLISPLDFVPEALFGILGFLDDFFVIFLLLIYISIMYREVITQRLTR, encoded by the exons ATGTACTGTCCCATCTGTTTACACCAAGCCTCCTTCCCTGTTGAAACGAATTGTGGACACCTTTTTTGTG GTGCCTGCATTATTGCTTACTGGCGGTACGGTTCATGGCTCGGGGCAATTAGCTGTCCAATCTGTAGACAAACG GTAACTTTACTCCTGACAGTATTTGGTGAAGATGATCAGTCTCAGGATGCTGTAAGATTACATCAAGATATTAATGATTATAACCGGAGATTCTCAGGGCAGCCCAGATCT ATTATGGAGAGAATTATGGATCTACCCACTTTACTGAGGCATGCATTCAGGGAAATGTTTTCAGTCGGGGGCCTTTTCTGGATGTTCCGCATTAGGATAATACTTTGCTTAATGGGAGCTTTTTTCTACCTTATATCACCTCTAGATTTTGTGCCTGAAGCCTTGTTTGGAATTCTAGGCTTTCTAGATGATTTCTTTGTTATCTTTTTGTTGCTTATCTACATCTCTATTATGTATCGAGAAGTGATAACCCAAAGGCTAACCCGATGA